The genomic DNA TTGCGCGGCCACGAGTTTCACTACTCGCAGTGGGAAAACGCCCCGACCGACCGACCGGCCTACCGCATCCTAGCGCGTCAGCCGGCAGAAATGCCCGCCTGGAAGGATTGGCGTCACAGAACGTCCACGCCAGCTACATCCATGTTCACTTTGGGCAGCGTCCTGGTCTGGCGCTGGCTTTGGTTGACCGCTGCCGGGCCTGGGCCGCATCAACCATGCGCTGCATCACTCGCCGATGACTTTGACGAGCACCCGCTTGGGGCGCTGGCCGTCAAACTCGCCGTAGAAAATCTGCTCCCACGGTCCGAAATCAAGCCGCCCGTTGGTAATCGCCACGACGACCTCACGGCCCATGATCTGGCGCTTGAGATGCGCATCGGCGTTGTCTTCACCCGTGCGGTTGTGGTGGTAGTGGTTGGGGTCGGGGTTGAACGGCGCCAGCTTTTCCAGCCAAACGCTAAAGTCGTGGTGGAGTCCGGCTTCATCGTCGTTGATGAAAACACTCGACGTAATGTGCATGCTGTTGCACAGGACAAGCCCTTCCTTGACACCGCTGCGCCGGACGACCGACTCGACCTGGGGCGTTATGTTGATAAAACCCACCCTGGAAGGTAGGTGAAAGGTGAGGTATTCCGTCAGTGATCTCATGTCCAACTGCCAAGTTTGCTCGTAGGCTAAGGCTTGGAAAGCTGGGGCGCCTTTGCGCTACGCTGAACTGGTTTGGTTATTGTCTTTTTGACAGTCATCGTTTCGGTTATCGTCTTTCCGTTGGTTGTCTGTTCAAGGGTCACGGTGGCATCGCCTAATTGGGCGACAAGTTCAGCATGGTTTCCACCGAGACCTACTTCCAGGCCGGACAAAACCTTGCCTGTTTGTTCGTCTTTGACCTGAATGCCATGGCCGAAAATGTCATTGCCGAACGATAGCACCTTGCCGTTATTCCCTTTGATGCAGAAAGAGCCGTCTTTTGTCACCATTACCTTCACGCTCGTCGCCCCCCTATCAAGTTGAGTGCTTTAGTTTGCTCCATACTGAAGACGTTTTCAGCATAAACCACCTGAAAGCGGTTGTCTTTGCTTGCAAGCTTGCCGTCGGGACTCCTTCACTCGTTTCACCCATGACTTTGCGCTTGGCTTTGGGTTTACCGTGTCGGGGCTTGCGCCACCGTGCTTGATGCCACTACCGTCCGCAAGCTTGCCAGTCCACCTTTGACCGTACTGGTCAACTTGGCCTGCGCAAACTTCTTTTTTAGGAAGCCGAGTTGTCCGCCAAGCAGGTCGGTTTGGACCCGGATGCTGTAGGCAACGAGTGTCCGCATCTGGCCGTTGGTGTCAGCCCAGGGAAGCAGCTCGGCAACGACCAGCGCTGCTTCTGTGTAGTGGTTCGCGTACACCAAGCTTGACGCAACGTAGTCGCGCCCGTCGTCATGCCAGATGACGACGTGGACCAGGGTTGTGACGGGCTTCAAGTCGCCGTATTTCTGGACAGCCCAGTATAAAAACGACTCCGCGCGGTTGGCGTCCAGGTTTGGGAAGTGCCGCAGCGCCGCGCAAACCGCGGCCTGTCCGGGGCGTAACCGGGACTGTTCGGCCAAGAGGGACGTCGTGGCGCGGCGCGCGTCAATGGGTTCTTTTTTGTCGGCGTAGGCCGGAAGTCCGGCCAGCCCGTGAGCCGCATACGCTTGAGCGCGCTCGACGAGCATCTGGCGGTACGTGGCCGCCAACTGACGACGGAACACCAGGGGCGCATCGGCCTGCCGCAAGCGGCTCAGTTGCTCGATTTCAGCAGCACAAAGCTTGACGCCGGCATCGCTTTGGCGGACGCCGGCCAAGCTCGTCACGAGATCGTCACTAACCGGCAGGGTCGCTACGTCAGCAGGCGTCGGGGTTGGGCTGAAGCGTCCGCAGGCAATGACGCTGCCACCGTGACGAATGACCTCCAGCGAGCGGTAAGCTTGGAGAAAGGCTTCCGGCGAGGTATCGAGGATGGCCAACGCCTGGGCCGCAATGGTTTTGGGTTGGGCCGTGGGGAGCGCCTGACTGACGATGCCGCCGCCATGTAAGGTTTCGATTTCACTTGGTTGAAGCTGAAAATCCGCTAACCGATGGTTGGGCTGGGTACGCGACAGGACGCTGCGCGGTGGCTGACCGCCGATGAGGCACAATCCGACCAGCAGACTGACCGACCAGTTGGCCAGTCGGCGTGGGGTTGGGTTCGGCTGCATGGTTTGGTTCCTCTCAGGGGGTAGGCCGGCCAAATCAACGTTGAGTTTGTTTATGTGCTTTGCATAGCTAATTCGTTGAGGCTACATCCGTTGAACATCGAGGCAACATCGGGTGCAATTTGGTGTAAATCACTGGTTGAATGATGGCTTAGACGGCAGCTAATCTACATAATACACATTATCAGACTCTCCGCACCAACACCTCCCCTTGAAAGTAACTGGTGCAAGGCCAAACCAGTGTCTCGCCCAGCGTCTCCGGTGGCAGCTCCATCCCGGCGTCCGCGCTGGCCCAACCACTTCATTGTCCAACGCCGCACAGTTGCTCACCACGGCGTATCCCGTAGGTCGTACACGCGACGCCTCGTTTGCTTGGCCTGGCTGCAGAGAGGCGTTGACCAGGTCGAAATGCCGGAAACACATCGTTACGGGCAGCGCTGTTCCGCGTAGACTGGTCAGGCACTCAGTTGCCGTGTTTCGGCGTCCCCGGCTGCCACCCAGTAACCTGCCGTCCAACGCACTGGACCGATGCTCCCGTAATAACTCAGGGTCAGTAGCCAGCGATGAATGACCCGTGATCTCAGCTAGTGCTGGCACCCGGATACCAGTCACTGAACACCAGTCACCATACACTGAAGCGCTTTGCGGAAGGTGAGCGATCCCGGCGACCTTTGGCAGCCAGGGACTGCCCTTCCCTCCCTCCCGATGTTCGCGCCAGTGACGGCTCACCCCCTTGTGTGTGGGGAACAGAAAACTAGTGTAGCGCAGGTTACACCTTGCTCCAGCTCCAGTTCCTCCAGTTCATCCCCACGTGCGTGGGGAACGGGATCGTCCGGCAAGGGCGCCGGGCCTCGCCGCCGGTTCATCCCCACGTGCGTGGGGAACGGTTGACAGCTCATCAGCCATGGCAGCAATTGGTCGGTTCATCCCCACGTGCGTGGGGAACGGTGGTGAGCGCGGAGAGCGAATAGCCGTATATGCGGTTCATCCCCACGTGCGTGGGGAACGGCCTCGCAAACTCACAAGTTTGCAGTTTGGCGTTGGTTCATCCCCACGTGCGTGGGGAACGGCTTTGTAGCCGTAGATAACGACAATGAGGGAACGGTTCATCCCCACGTGCGTGGGGAACGGCCGTGTGTCCATAAGTTGTTCTCCTAGTTAGACGGTTCATCCCCACGTGCGTGGGGAACGGGTTTCCGCCTCAGTCGGCGGCTTCCTCACCGTCGGTTCATCCCCACGTGCGTGGGGAACGGCCGGCGGCGCGTGCCTGTTGAAGGGCGGCAAGCGGTTCATCCCCACGTGCGTGGGGAACGGCCTAGATTCACGAAGCGCGGGCGAGTGTTTTACGGTTCATCCCCACGTGCGTGGGGAACGGCCAACCTCAAATTCCTCAGATACAATCAAAACCGGTTCATCCCCACGTGCGTGGGGAACGGTTGAGTTAGGAAGGGCATACCAAGCCAAACACCGGTTCATCCCCACGTGCGTGGGGAACGGCCATGCGGCGCATGGAAGCCTGGAAGATGCGTCGGTTCATCCCCACGTGCGTGGGGAACGGCGTTAGCTCCCGTATCTGGTCGAGGCTGAATCCGGTTCATCCCCACGTGCGTGGGGAACGGCACATTTGGCGGCGGAGACTCCCCGGGCGCTACGGTTCATCCCCACGTGCGTGGGGAACGGTCGTTCGGCGGCCCTCCCACCAGGTCGTTTTTCGGTTCATCCCCACGTGCGTGGGGAACGGTTTCTCGAGAGGCTGGAAGACGCGGGATTCCCGGTTCATCCCCACGTGCGTGGGGAACGGCCCTACCATATTAAGTTACCAGACGAAGCGAACCGGTTCATCCCCACGTGCGTGGGGAACGGGAGCCACGATTCGCTCTCCGCGCCGCACGACGCGGTTCATCCCCACGTGCGTGGGGAACGGGGCTTCCTTCCGCAACTATCTCAAAGTCAACGACGGTTCATCCCCACGTGCGTGGGGAACGGTGCGGCAACTGAAAATCGGGCATTCCCAGCAGCGGTTCATCCCCACGTGCGTGGGGAACGGCGCCAAAACCCGGAACCGACCTGCTGGCAGCGCGGTTCATCCCCACGTGCGTGGGGAACGGGCAGACCGGCGTCGCGGAGGGCATCAAACTGACGGTTCATCCCCACGTGCGTGGGGAACGGAACGTGCCCTTCGTGGCCAGCGCCAGATTCCGCGGTTCATCCCCACGTGCGTGGGGAACGGCACGACGAGTCTGGGCGGCAGCCATGACGCACCGGTTCATCCCCACGTGCGTGGGGAACGGACCCTTACCCATACTACGCTCCTTGACAGTCGCGGTTCATCCCCACGTGCGTGGGGAACGGGCAGGCGTTCCAAGAGGAACCGCCACAACTAGAGGTTCATCCCCACGTGCGTGGGGAACGGTTTGTCGCAATCCCTGTCGAAGACAATAAACACGGTTCATCCCCACGTGCGTGGGGAACGGCTCCTGTGCAGCCCGCCAAAACCGGCGGGCTTCGGTTCATCCCCACGTGCGTGGGGAACGGGGCTACTCAAAGAAAGCCCACACAAAGCAAGCCGGTTCATCCCCACGTGCGTGGGGAACGGAGCCGGAAGCCGCATTTCGCCACGCCCCTCGACGGTTCATCCCCACGTGCGTGGGGAACGGCCTGGTGCGCCTACTTTTGCGAACTCGTCTGGCGGTTCATCCCCACGTGCGTGGGGAACGGTGTGGGCGTACGGTGAGCGTGCGCCCGTTTCGCGGTTCATCCCCACGTGCGTGGGGAACGGCGCTGTATCTGGCGCTCAGTCAGCGCCAGTCGCGGTTCATCCCCACGTGCGTGGGGAACGGCAATTTGCGCGTGCGGAGACTGGCGCAATGAGCGGTTCATCCCCACGTGCGTGGGGAACGGATTCGGGGGCGGCGTGGCGCGCGGTATCTCGTCGGTTCATCCCCACGTGCGTGGGGAACGGCGATTGCGCAACAGCTCGAGACGATGACGCAGCGGTTCATCCCCACGTGCGTGGGGAACGGCGGACTCGAGCCAAACACGCCCGCTGGACACGCGGTTCATCCCCACGTGCGTGGGGAACGGCTGCCTTGCCGACACAGGAAAATGTTGAAACCCGGTTCATCCCCACGTGCGTGGGGAACGGCAGCTCGTCCAGTAAGCGCCGCCGCGCAGTCGCGGTTCATCCCCACGTGCGTGGGGAACGGCTACGCTCCCTAATGGTCGCTTCGTCTGGTAACGGTTCATCCCCACGTGCGTGGGGAACGGGGGCGGGTGGGAGATTGGCAGAAAACTGAACACCGGTTCATCCCCACGTGCGTGGGGAACGGCAGGAAGGCATCGGGACGGGGATGGCGCGCGGCGGTTCATCCCCACGTGCGTGGGGAACGGGGTTCTCATCCCGCCGGGTTCACCGGGGGGGGCGGTTCATCCCCACGTGCGTGGGGAACGGACTTCTTGGAACCTACAGTAAAGACGTTGGTTGTGGCAACACACAAATGCTACCGATTTTTTGACCCAACATCACTAGAAACAATATGCGATTGTCAAAGATCAGGTTTCTTTTGGCGGACTCACGGAAGTATCGTCCGAGTTGGGAGGAGGCAGGAACTGAACAAGCTTGATGCCGTCGTAATCAACCGGTATGCGGCGGTTCGGACCAAGTGTCCGCAAGTCGTAGCCCGATTCATTCGGCGCCTTCCAAACCATCACCGCGTTTCCACCCTCAATGGCTTTTTCGACTTGCTCCCAAAGATATTCGCGGACACGCACCGAATAATCGCCCACGTAAACGCCCGCGCGTACTTCCAAAAGCCAAATTGCCAGCCGTCCCTGTAATCGAGGGGGCGCATTTTCAACAACGATGACCAGCATCTCCAAAGCTCTCCGGGTTGGGAATGGCAGGCGCGACCGACTCCGGTGCTGGCGTAGGTGGTGTCATGTCACCGGCCGCAAGGACCTCCTCAATCATTGGAATCAGCTTTTCCAGCAGGTTTGTTTTTCGGAACATGTCCCGACAGGCCAGTCGGACGGCCCGTTCTGGGATGGGTGGATCTTGTGCGGCCACCCGAAATGCCACCGGGACAACTGTCTCGAATTTCACAATGTCCGCTATGTCATAAACAAACGAAAGCGGTTTCCCGGTATGGATGAATCCAATGGCTGGGGCGTACCCCGCTGCCAAAACGGCGGCCTCGGTCACACCGTACAAGCACGCCGTCGCCGCGCTGAGGCACTTGTTCGGCAGATCGCCAGTGTTCCAATCGGTGTAGTCGTAGTCCCGACGCTTCCACACAACGCCGTACTGCTTGGCAAGCAGGTCATACATGGCCCGGACGCGCGCGCCCTCAATACCACGGAGCTGTTCGATTGAACGCTTGGCAGGCGCGGCTTCCTTGAACCGCATTTCATACATCTTGCGGACAACTTTCAGCCGGGCCTCATCGTCGAGCGCCAGTTTAGCCTGATACAAAAGCTTGTCAGAACGAGCCCCACCGGGTTGTCCAGCCGAGTAGAAGCGGACACCACCCTCGCCGCACCAGATGAGAAGTGTTCCGGTCGTTGCGGCGAGTTGAGCTGCCCGGTGGGAAAGGCGTGTGCCGGGTTCGAGCATGAGACAGGCGACGCCGCCAACCGGGATATGCGTCCGAACCCCGTTCTTATCCACGACGACGAACGCCCCGTCGAGCATGTCAATCTCACCGCGCTCGATGAACATCAGCGAGATGCGTTCCTTGATTTGAAGCGGCTTAGGTGGTTCGAGCATAACGCCATCCGTCTCCGTCAGGTTCACCTAGCGGTGGTATTCAGTTCAGGTCGTTGCCAGCGGTCCACGGTCCCGGCTGAAGCCGCGCGTCCGTCCGCGGCCCGTTACCTGCGAGCCAGCGACAGCAATCCACAGCCAAAACCCTTGGCGGAGCCAATGCCAAACTTCAGGGTTTCCACGAAGGCGTCGGGTTGGGTGACGGTCAACCGGCCCTCGAACAACACCGTATGGATCGTGAGCGACTGGCCGGTCTTTTCAAGTTTCTTTGCTCCGCCATCCGCTTGAAAAGGGTCGGCTTCAGTCAGGGCCGGAGGCGCTTCACGCCACGCCGTCCAGTGGCCTTCGTCCACCATCCAAAGCTCACCCTTCGCGACCGAAAATCCGCCCCGGTTGCTTCCGCCAGGAGGATTTCCCTTCCGCACCAGCCACTTGAATAACGGTTCCTCACCGTAAATACCGTACCGCTGCCCAGGTTTTCGGTTGCCCTCTGCCTTGTGACAACGGACGGTCGGATTGGCGCGCAATCTGAATCGGAATTGTTGACCGACGCGAAACTTCGGTTCGAGGGAGCGTTGTTCCACGTGGAGGCTGGCGCCGAGTTCGGCGCGCAGCGGTTCCCAGTTGGGCGCCGTCAGACTCTGGACGAGCACCGTCACCCACGGGCCGGTCGCGGGTCGCGCCGGTTCGACCCGAAAAAGAACGCGCCCGTTCCCAGCGTGGCGGCCTTCGGCCGGTCGGTCGCCGGGCGGGAACGCACGCATGATCGCGGCATGCGTATGGTACGGCGTTCTCAGCAACCGAAACACATGGCGATTGGTTGGGTTGAGCGTCAATTGGCTGAGGTAGATCATGCCGATGCGTCCTCCACTGGCTTGGTCGGTGGACGTGGAATCCATTCCGTGGTGACGAAGCGGGTCATGAAGTGCCGCGCGCCATGGGCGAAACTGACCGGCACATCGCGCCTCGGCTCACCGTCGCCGGGCGGGCACTCCACCACCAGTCGAACCCGTTCCGGATGGATGACCCGCTTCCCTCCCGGTGGAACGACCGAAGGGTAGGTCTCCACCACGGTTCTGAGTGGTTCTTCCTTCAATCCGTCAGGGAGATAGAGCGGGAGTCCAGGAGGAAACGATTTCCTTCCCAAAAACAGCGGCCACACTGGATTGGCCAGCGCCGCGTGGATGCGGCCAAGCAAGCCAGCATCTCCCTCCAGGCCGACCAGAAAGGCCGCATCAGCGAGATAGGCGCGCCGTGAAAGCTCAGTCTTCGTCGCGTAGCGTCCGTTCGGATCGATGTCCTGAATGGTGTGGAAATCAGTTTGAAGCACCCCTTCGGCATCCACCCGGACGGCCATGGTGAGGGCGGCCAGATCGGCGACTGACGCCGTTCGATCCCGGCCGAGCGCCGCGCCAATCAGACCGATCATGCCGCTTTTGGTCGGCTCGCGTTCGGTATCGCGTTCCTGGAACCGGCTCCGCGACCCCCAGGACTGCAGCGGGGCGACACACCGGATGAGCAAACACGTCATGCCGCCTCCTGTGCTGTCAGTCGAGATTGGACCGTCTCGACAACCTGGGTGATCAAGTCCTGCAGGCCAACCGGGTTTTCAACCATGTCCAACGTGGTGCAGGTCAGATCCTGGAGGATGCCGGCGCTCCCGTACGCTCGTTTGAGCTTCTCGAAGTAGGCCCCCAGATTGGCTGCCGAACGAGTCAGCAAATCTTCGCCATCCTTTCGACCGGGTCGGACGGGGGTCAGAAAAGCGTTCGCCAGCGACCACGGCGCGCCACCTTCCCGCGCGAGAACCCGGATGTAGGCCGGAGGATTGTGGGCCGCCATCGAATTCTGTTTTCCGCTGGGAATCGCCAGCGCCGATGCCTCGAGAAAGCCCCCGATCGCTCCCACGACTTGTTCCACGTCATGGGCAAGGTTTTCGGCGAGCTTATCCACGTTGACTAGGGCGTAGCGATAATAGGTCGCGCTGTTGTACTCGACCGTTCCTAACATGCCCGATCCGGCGTCTTCGTCCCGATCCTCGGCCTTGAGATCGTCAACCGCCGTGTAAAAATCCATTTCCATC from Chloracidobacterium validum includes the following:
- a CDS encoding secondary thiamine-phosphate synthase enzyme YjbQ, with protein sequence MRSLTEYLTFHLPSRVGFINITPQVESVVRRSGVKEGLVLCNSMHITSSVFINDDEAGLHHDFSVWLEKLAPFNPDPNHYHHNRTGEDNADAHLKRQIMGREVVVAITNGRLDFGPWEQIFYGEFDGQRPKRVLVKVIGE
- the cas2e gene encoding type I-E CRISPR-associated endoribonuclease Cas2e; its protein translation is MLVIVVENAPPRLQGRLAIWLLEVRAGVYVGDYSVRVREYLWEQVEKAIEGGNAVMVWKAPNESGYDLRTLGPNRRIPVDYDGIKLVQFLPPPNSDDTSVSPPKET
- the cas1e gene encoding type I-E CRISPR-associated endonuclease Cas1e, with protein sequence MLEPPKPLQIKERISLMFIERGEIDMLDGAFVVVDKNGVRTHIPVGGVACLMLEPGTRLSHRAAQLAATTGTLLIWCGEGGVRFYSAGQPGGARSDKLLYQAKLALDDEARLKVVRKMYEMRFKEAAPAKRSIEQLRGIEGARVRAMYDLLAKQYGVVWKRRDYDYTDWNTGDLPNKCLSAATACLYGVTEAAVLAAGYAPAIGFIHTGKPLSFVYDIADIVKFETVVPVAFRVAAQDPPIPERAVRLACRDMFRKTNLLEKLIPMIEEVLAAGDMTPPTPAPESVAPAIPNPESFGDAGHRC
- the cas6e gene encoding type I-E CRISPR-associated protein Cas6/Cse3/CasE; the protein is MIYLSQLTLNPTNRHVFRLLRTPYHTHAAIMRAFPPGDRPAEGRHAGNGRVLFRVEPARPATGPWVTVLVQSLTAPNWEPLRAELGASLHVEQRSLEPKFRVGQQFRFRLRANPTVRCHKAEGNRKPGQRYGIYGEEPLFKWLVRKGNPPGGSNRGGFSVAKGELWMVDEGHWTAWREAPPALTEADPFQADGGAKKLEKTGQSLTIHTVLFEGRLTVTQPDAFVETLKFGIGSAKGFGCGLLSLARR
- the cas5e gene encoding type I-E CRISPR-associated protein Cas5/CasD codes for the protein MTCLLIRCVAPLQSWGSRSRFQERDTEREPTKSGMIGLIGAALGRDRTASVADLAALTMAVRVDAEGVLQTDFHTIQDIDPNGRYATKTELSRRAYLADAAFLVGLEGDAGLLGRIHAALANPVWPLFLGRKSFPPGLPLYLPDGLKEEPLRTVVETYPSVVPPGGKRVIHPERVRLVVECPPGDGEPRRDVPVSFAHGARHFMTRFVTTEWIPRPPTKPVEDASA